From a single Natronorubrum tibetense GA33 genomic region:
- a CDS encoding coiled-coil protein, whose protein sequence is MVDESKNIELTEDDLANKSKGQLIKMAGQLRDRRNELNQMASDRASKRDDLNAKTREKVDEAQEHREKRDELNEKVQEHKDKRNELNAEANELFDKVEKLKSDMELDEGKDLDKLKEEIEQLEFKQQTEVLSSEEEKELIEKIEGKREEYEDRKGKLDQNEDLEELVEEAEEVRSDASQHHQKVTELADKAQEHHNQMIEAYREADDIRDDADDMHESFVEAQEAADQHHEDFVRVQKRLRELDKEEEQERKSERDKKKEEAKEEAEEIYQKFKEGETLDTEDLMKLQKTGLL, encoded by the coding sequence ATGGTAGACGAATCGAAAAACATCGAACTGACAGAAGACGACCTAGCAAACAAATCGAAAGGACAGCTCATCAAAATGGCCGGACAGCTGCGAGACCGGCGAAACGAGCTGAACCAGATGGCCTCCGACCGGGCTTCCAAACGCGACGATCTCAACGCCAAGACGCGAGAGAAAGTCGACGAAGCCCAGGAACACCGCGAGAAACGCGACGAGCTCAACGAGAAGGTCCAAGAGCACAAGGACAAGCGTAACGAGCTCAACGCCGAGGCCAACGAACTGTTCGACAAGGTCGAGAAGCTCAAATCGGACATGGAACTCGACGAGGGCAAGGACCTCGACAAGCTCAAAGAAGAGATCGAGCAACTCGAGTTCAAACAGCAGACCGAAGTCCTCTCGAGCGAGGAAGAAAAGGAGCTCATCGAGAAGATCGAGGGCAAACGCGAGGAGTACGAAGACCGGAAGGGAAAACTCGATCAGAACGAGGATCTCGAGGAGCTCGTCGAGGAAGCCGAGGAAGTGCGATCGGACGCCTCCCAGCACCACCAGAAAGTGACGGAGCTCGCTGACAAGGCCCAGGAGCACCACAACCAGATGATCGAGGCCTATCGCGAGGCCGACGACATCCGCGACGACGCCGACGACATGCACGAGTCCTTCGTCGAGGCCCAGGAGGCCGCCGACCAGCACCACGAGGACTTCGTCCGCGTCCAGAAGCGTCTGCGCGAACTGGACAAGGAAGAAGAGCAAGAGCGCAAGTCCGAGCGCGACAAGAAGAAAGAGGAGGCCAAGGAGGAGGCCGAGGAGATTTACCAGAAGTTCAAGGAAGGCGAAACCCTCGACACCGAGGACCTGATGAAGCTCCAGAAGACGGGGCTGCTCTAG
- a CDS encoding glycoside hydrolase family 2 protein, giving the protein MSSEWTGGVVDRRTDDSPPTVEEWRSVAVPGSEAAFADATEPIAYRTTVADPRTDERERTLLELHGSATRVEIWLNGAKVGDCTPFVGPFRTAFDPQPENELIVVCERPGAVVGTGGTIDGTEHATSGVPWEVDVEARPQTFCRRLEARPRFTEDGGVIDLECEVDAGEAVDDAITLSLRPEGFRGSAAMQRVPVQAAESERVTVSDTLEIREPSPWWPRGYGPQHRYAVRAKLGDDVISKTVGFCDVFREGDEFRVNGRPIRLRGFVRLPGGDPVADVERAAAANATFVRAKEHVPPESLYAACDEAGLLVWQDVAGVGSNDEPSADEAGALAATLAKRHAHRPSAAIYGVSDESRDPFDGLYGSGFLTKLRFRYRAWRANADRSTAESIAEAVATRIAERVTESAAESTVEPMPEQRPVISSTGPPGTDPDATRLSPGWEYLAAADLEWLLERDPTLGRLIAEFGAGSLAADNVDPAEIPGLDAAVLERRVGSDAGLEESQRYQTETLKTVVETLRRHKSALLTAAPIRDAAPGGGMGVLSRGGDEKTAYRALAQSLEPVQAVLDGPPTSGPTGITLCNDTHDALEATVTWVAGDDEGETTVAVDPLETTAAGTARIPGTATRIELTVVAGDRRVRNRYRL; this is encoded by the coding sequence ATGAGTAGCGAGTGGACCGGCGGCGTCGTCGACCGACGCACCGACGATAGCCCGCCGACGGTCGAGGAATGGCGGTCGGTCGCCGTCCCCGGTTCGGAGGCGGCGTTCGCGGACGCGACGGAACCGATCGCCTACCGAACGACGGTCGCGGATCCGCGAACGGACGAGCGCGAGCGCACACTGCTGGAGCTTCACGGAAGCGCCACTCGAGTCGAGATCTGGTTGAACGGAGCCAAGGTCGGTGACTGCACCCCGTTCGTCGGTCCGTTTCGAACCGCATTCGACCCGCAACCGGAGAACGAGTTGATCGTCGTCTGTGAGCGGCCGGGTGCGGTGGTCGGCACTGGCGGGACCATCGATGGGACCGAACACGCGACGTCCGGCGTCCCCTGGGAGGTCGACGTCGAAGCCCGGCCGCAGACGTTCTGTCGACGCCTCGAGGCCCGTCCCCGGTTCACCGAGGACGGCGGCGTCATCGACCTCGAGTGCGAGGTCGACGCGGGCGAGGCGGTCGACGACGCGATCACGCTCTCGCTGCGGCCCGAGGGGTTTCGCGGGAGCGCGGCGATGCAACGCGTACCGGTGCAGGCGGCCGAGAGCGAGCGGGTGACGGTGTCAGATACGCTCGAGATACGCGAGCCGTCGCCGTGGTGGCCACGAGGGTACGGTCCCCAACACCGGTATGCGGTGCGGGCGAAACTCGGCGACGACGTGATTTCGAAGACGGTCGGCTTCTGCGATGTCTTTCGCGAGGGCGATGAGTTCCGGGTTAACGGCCGGCCGATTCGGCTCCGCGGGTTCGTGCGGCTCCCGGGTGGGGATCCGGTTGCGGATGTCGAACGTGCCGCCGCCGCGAACGCGACGTTCGTGCGCGCGAAAGAGCACGTGCCCCCGGAGTCACTGTACGCTGCCTGTGACGAGGCGGGACTCCTCGTTTGGCAGGACGTTGCGGGAGTCGGATCGAACGATGAGCCGTCGGCCGACGAAGCCGGCGCGCTCGCAGCGACGCTCGCGAAACGGCACGCCCACCGTCCAAGTGCCGCGATATACGGCGTTTCCGACGAGTCACGCGATCCGTTCGACGGGCTGTACGGAAGCGGATTCCTGACGAAACTTCGATTCCGCTATCGCGCGTGGCGAGCGAACGCCGATCGCAGTACGGCGGAATCGATCGCCGAAGCGGTCGCAACGCGGATCGCTGAACGGGTCACCGAGTCGGCTGCCGAATCGACCGTCGAGCCGATGCCGGAGCAGCGCCCGGTTATTTCGAGTACTGGACCACCGGGAACCGATCCCGACGCGACACGCCTCTCGCCCGGTTGGGAGTACCTCGCGGCCGCAGATCTCGAGTGGCTGCTCGAGCGCGACCCCACGCTGGGACGGCTCATCGCGGAGTTCGGCGCGGGATCGCTGGCCGCGGACAACGTCGACCCTGCCGAGATCCCGGGGCTCGACGCGGCGGTACTCGAGCGACGCGTCGGGAGCGACGCCGGTCTCGAGGAGAGCCAGCGCTATCAGACGGAGACGCTGAAGACGGTCGTTGAGACGCTCCGTCGCCACAAGTCGGCGCTGTTGACCGCGGCCCCCATTCGCGACGCGGCTCCCGGCGGGGGGATGGGTGTCCTGAGCCGCGGCGGCGACGAGAAAACGGCGTATCGCGCGCTCGCTCAGTCGCTCGAGCCGGTGCAGGCCGTCCTCGACGGCCCGCCGACATCCGGACCCACCGGGATCACGCTCTGTAACGACACACACGACGCGCTCGAGGCGACCGTCACCTGGGTGGCCGGCGACGACGAGGGCGAGACGACGGTCGCGGTCGATCCCCTCGAGACGACGGCCGCTGGAACGGCCCGGATTCCCGGGACGGCGACCCGAATCGAACTGACCGTCGTGGCCGGTGATCGACGGGTTCGTAACCGATATCGTTTATAA
- a CDS encoding tubulin/FtsZ family protein, with protein MKVALIGVGQAGGKVTERLTRFDAEMGYGAVQGALAVNSAEADLQSLEFADTLLIGADRVNGHGVGGDNELGTEVMQSDIQQVLGALDGRVTSSAEAIFVVAGLGGGTGSGGAPVLVHHLQQVYDVPVYALGVLPGRNEGALYQANAGRSLKTIIREADSTLLIDNDAWHEQGESVEGAFETINGKIAQRVGLLFASGEAVEGVGESVVDSSEVINTLRSGGVSVLGYATEIASEDSGENINTAMSVSRQALLTGTSLPDATTADSALLVIAGEPDRIPRKGVERARRWLEDETGSMQVRGGDFPLDSDRLGALVLLGGAERSDRIQEFMNRAREAKKAQERDEERSDPAEQFADDRLENLF; from the coding sequence ATGAAAGTTGCCCTGATCGGCGTTGGTCAGGCCGGTGGCAAGGTCACTGAACGGCTCACCCGCTTCGACGCGGAGATGGGTTACGGAGCCGTCCAGGGCGCACTGGCCGTCAACTCCGCGGAAGCAGACCTCCAATCGCTCGAGTTCGCCGACACCCTGTTGATCGGCGCGGATCGCGTCAACGGACACGGCGTCGGCGGCGATAACGAACTCGGCACCGAAGTCATGCAGTCGGACATCCAGCAGGTGCTCGGCGCGCTCGACGGACGCGTCACCTCGAGCGCCGAAGCGATCTTTGTCGTGGCGGGGCTCGGCGGCGGAACGGGCAGCGGCGGCGCGCCGGTGCTTGTCCACCACCTCCAGCAGGTCTACGACGTACCCGTCTACGCGCTCGGGGTCCTCCCGGGGCGCAACGAAGGCGCGCTCTATCAGGCCAACGCGGGTCGGTCCCTGAAGACCATCATCCGGGAGGCCGACTCGACGCTGCTGATCGACAACGATGCGTGGCACGAACAGGGCGAAAGCGTCGAGGGTGCGTTCGAGACGATCAACGGCAAGATCGCCCAACGAGTCGGCTTGCTTTTCGCCTCGGGTGAGGCCGTCGAAGGCGTCGGAGAGAGTGTCGTCGACTCGAGTGAAGTTATCAATACCCTCCGATCAGGCGGCGTCTCAGTCCTCGGCTACGCGACCGAGATCGCGAGCGAGGACAGCGGCGAGAACATCAACACGGCGATGAGCGTCTCGCGACAGGCGCTTCTGACGGGGACGAGCCTCCCCGACGCGACGACGGCCGATTCGGCGCTGCTGGTCATCGCCGGCGAACCCGACCGAATTCCCCGCAAAGGTGTCGAACGCGCGCGCCGTTGGCTCGAGGACGAGACCGGCAGCATGCAGGTCCGCGGCGGGGACTTCCCGCTCGACAGCGATCGACTCGGCGCACTGGTCCTGCTCGGCGGGGCCGAACGCTCCGATCGCATCCAGGAGTTCATGAATCGCGCACGCGAGGCGAAAAAGGCCCAGGAACGCGACGAAGAGCGATCCGATCCCGCGGAGCAGTTCGCGGACGACCGCCTCGAGAACCTCTTCTAG
- a CDS encoding DUF5791 family protein, whose amino-acid sequence MFYDQRMTAPDSPADLRAEYEDDLRAVVDQHGVDAVAEQTDVDRETADALLESESPDLTLPEVAQIQSLEAGEPEPDEMVTIACDHLLLGMSTAVLDVDSIESELEIELDAKEVQQKLERRAPMSLEEFVHIQYVIADGAP is encoded by the coding sequence ATGTTCTACGACCAGCGGATGACCGCCCCCGACTCGCCCGCCGACCTCCGCGCCGAGTACGAGGACGATCTGCGGGCCGTCGTCGACCAGCACGGTGTCGACGCCGTCGCCGAGCAGACCGACGTGGACCGTGAGACCGCCGACGCGCTCCTCGAGTCCGAGTCGCCCGACCTCACACTCCCGGAAGTCGCCCAGATCCAGTCGCTCGAAGCGGGCGAACCCGAGCCGGACGAGATGGTGACCATCGCCTGCGACCACCTCCTGTTGGGGATGTCGACGGCCGTCCTCGACGTCGATTCCATCGAAAGCGAACTCGAGATCGAACTGGACGCCAAGGAAGTACAGCAGAAACTCGAACGGCGCGCGCCGATGTCGCTCGAGGAGTTCGTCCATATCCAGTACGTGATCGCCGACGGCGCGCCCTGA
- a CDS encoding type II toxin-antitoxin system VapC family toxin: MKLCDSSVLVDIDRGGVGRRVERLDDEGRHVISTVTVTELRLEVNKKYESESSRSDAMDDLDRLLARFDVVDVSRPVATAAADIISALERQGNPLHDLHDVYIAATARTEQLPVLTANVDRFDRIDDVDVVDWHEY, from the coding sequence ATGAAGCTCTGTGATTCATCGGTCCTCGTCGATATCGATCGCGGCGGTGTCGGTCGACGCGTCGAGCGCTTGGACGACGAGGGCCGTCACGTCATCAGCACGGTTACGGTGACGGAACTTCGACTCGAGGTGAACAAAAAGTACGAGTCGGAATCCAGTCGATCCGATGCGATGGACGACCTCGACCGACTCCTCGCCCGGTTCGATGTCGTCGACGTGAGTCGGCCAGTCGCGACCGCAGCCGCCGATATCATCTCGGCGCTCGAGCGTCAGGGAAATCCGTTACACGATCTTCACGACGTATATATTGCGGCCACGGCGCGGACTGAGCAACTCCCTGTCTTGACGGCAAACGTCGACCGCTTCGATCGAATCGACGACGTGGATGTCGTCGACTGGCACGAGTACTAA
- a CDS encoding antitoxin VapB family protein, with the protein MSKNIAISDDVYRELKREKGDRSFSEVISETLDDGRQLADVTGVGVLDPETHAEVTDEIERLSRGTLSRLDDEAL; encoded by the coding sequence ATGAGCAAGAATATCGCCATCTCGGACGATGTCTACCGGGAGCTAAAGCGCGAGAAGGGGGATCGGAGCTTCAGCGAGGTGATCAGCGAGACGCTCGACGACGGCCGACAGCTCGCCGACGTAACGGGAGTCGGGGTACTCGATCCCGAGACACACGCTGAGGTGACGGACGAGATCGAACGGCTGAGCCGCGGCACGCTCTCGAGGCTCGACGATGAAGCTCTGTGA
- a CDS encoding SDR family oxidoreductase has protein sequence MNVAILGCGHVGLELGRQLAERGHEVIGVRRSDDGVEAIDAAGFDAVQADVTDREALGAVPDVDAIVFAASSGGRGADAAREVYVEGLRTAIRHFGEREQNPDRLVYTSSTGVHGDHDGDWVDEDTELDPTTEKTEVLAEAERIALELPTEYGFEGTVARYAGLYGPGRYRLERYLEGPVTEGYLNMVHRDDAAGAVRYLLEEDLARGEVVQVVDDEPAPKWTFADWLAEQCGVEQPPKQTKAERLEDGDVSEAGKRRILTSKRCSNEKLRDLGYEFAYPTYREGYREAIDAYRGR, from the coding sequence ATGAACGTCGCAATTCTGGGCTGTGGCCACGTCGGTCTCGAACTCGGTCGCCAACTCGCCGAGCGCGGTCACGAGGTGATCGGCGTGCGTCGCTCCGACGACGGCGTCGAAGCGATCGACGCCGCCGGATTCGACGCCGTACAGGCTGATGTCACCGACCGCGAGGCGCTCGGGGCCGTCCCCGACGTCGACGCCATCGTCTTCGCGGCCAGCAGCGGCGGCCGGGGTGCGGACGCAGCCCGCGAGGTCTACGTCGAAGGCCTGCGGACCGCCATCCGGCACTTCGGCGAGCGCGAACAGAACCCCGACAGGCTGGTCTACACCTCCTCGACGGGCGTCCACGGCGACCACGACGGCGACTGGGTGGACGAGGATACCGAACTCGATCCGACCACCGAGAAGACCGAGGTGCTCGCCGAGGCCGAACGGATCGCCCTCGAACTCCCCACCGAGTACGGCTTCGAGGGCACCGTCGCGCGCTACGCGGGCCTCTACGGCCCCGGTCGGTACCGCCTCGAGCGCTATCTCGAGGGGCCGGTCACCGAGGGCTACCTGAACATGGTCCACCGCGACGACGCGGCGGGAGCCGTCCGCTACCTTCTGGAAGAGGATCTCGCACGCGGTGAGGTGGTACAGGTCGTCGACGACGAACCCGCCCCCAAGTGGACGTTCGCCGACTGGCTCGCCGAACAGTGCGGTGTCGAACAGCCGCCGAAACAGACGAAAGCCGAGCGACTCGAGGACGGAGACGTCTCCGAGGCCGGCAAACGCCGCATTCTGACCAGTAAACGCTGTTCTAACGAGAAGCTTCGCGACCTCGGCTACGAGTTCGCGTACCCGACGTATCGGGAGGGGTATCGAGAGGCGATCGACGCCTATCGCGGTCGCTGA
- a CDS encoding DHH family phosphoesterase: MSDRDPSTSSVFFEPDTLLVESVVDELQALEPLVLSLLVLATVAVVVGGWWVVRWFRRPPGVRIQRLLGNYDEIVVLMHPNPDPDAMSCAMGIARIAEAVDTETTLQYAGEIRHQENRAFRTVLDLELESIESSSQLAADAVVLVDHNTPRGFAGSQTVEPIAVVDHHPGNGAGTEFTDVRTDYGAASTILVEYLDELGATMAAEGGNGFEISQELATGLLYGIQSDTNQLTNGCSRAEFDACASLFSGIDEDLLDRIANPQVSDDVLRVKATAITEKRVEGPFAVCDVGTLSNTDAIPQAADELMHLEGVTAVVVYGQNDNTIHLSGRSRDDRVHMGETLRHAISDIPMANAGGHARMGGGQVSVDHMEGIGPSDGVSKPEFEERLFSAMAGER, encoded by the coding sequence ATGAGCGACCGGGACCCCTCGACCAGCAGCGTCTTTTTCGAGCCCGACACCTTGCTGGTCGAGAGCGTCGTCGACGAACTCCAGGCCCTCGAGCCGCTGGTGCTCTCCCTGCTCGTCCTCGCGACCGTGGCCGTCGTCGTCGGCGGCTGGTGGGTCGTCCGCTGGTTTCGTCGACCGCCCGGCGTCCGCATCCAGCGCTTGCTGGGAAACTACGACGAGATTGTGGTGTTGATGCACCCGAACCCGGACCCCGATGCCATGTCCTGTGCGATGGGGATCGCCCGCATCGCCGAGGCCGTCGACACCGAGACGACGCTGCAGTACGCCGGCGAGATCCGCCACCAGGAGAATCGCGCGTTCCGAACCGTTCTCGATCTTGAACTCGAGTCGATCGAATCGAGCTCACAGCTCGCCGCCGACGCCGTCGTCCTCGTCGATCACAACACGCCGCGCGGGTTTGCGGGCTCACAAACCGTCGAACCGATCGCGGTCGTCGACCACCATCCCGGCAACGGGGCTGGGACGGAGTTTACCGACGTTCGGACCGACTACGGTGCCGCGTCGACGATCCTCGTCGAGTACCTGGACGAACTCGGTGCGACGATGGCGGCGGAGGGCGGCAACGGGTTTGAGATTTCCCAGGAGCTCGCAACGGGACTGCTCTACGGCATTCAGTCGGATACGAACCAGTTGACGAACGGCTGCTCGCGGGCCGAGTTCGACGCCTGCGCCTCGCTGTTTTCGGGTATCGACGAGGACCTCCTCGACCGGATCGCCAACCCGCAGGTCAGCGACGACGTTCTCCGGGTCAAAGCGACGGCCATCACCGAGAAACGCGTCGAAGGTCCCTTTGCCGTTTGTGACGTCGGCACGCTCTCGAACACCGACGCGATTCCCCAGGCCGCGGACGAACTCATGCATCTCGAGGGCGTCACGGCGGTCGTCGTTTACGGTCAGAACGACAATACGATCCACCTCTCGGGTCGCTCGCGCGACGACCGGGTCCACATGGGCGAAACCCTGCGCCACGCCATCAGCGACATCCCGATGGCCAACGCTGGCGGCCACGCCCGGATGGGTGGCGGACAGGTGTCCGTCGACCACATGGAGGGAATCGGTCCCTCCGACGGCGTCAGCAAACCCGAGTTCGAGGAGCGGCTCTTTTCGGCGATGGCCGGCGAACGGTAG
- the glmM gene encoding phosphoglucosamine mutase — protein MFGTSGIRGAVGEEVTAELALSVGRALASEGYERVVVGRDVRESGTMLVDALSAGIRECGGDVFEIGIAPTPTVARGVDWLDADAGVVITASHNPKTDNGIKLWSPSGQAFDTERRAAITDRVENERYDLEPWDGVGDRKRHEGLLERHAETITDTVDDPSGLDVVIDVGNGAGSVTAEALVDLGCEVRTLNAQQDGRFPGRPSEPNEETLEDLQRLVGATDADLGIAHDGDGDRMVAVDERGRFVPKDLLLALFAREEAGDGDRIAAPVDTSLAVDDAVATVGASVTRTAVGDVYVAERATEPDVVFGGEPSGAWIWPDETLCPDGPLAAAKLAAMTKRAGSLAELVDDLETYPIRRTSIDVTDKAAVMERVETTVRERDLEVDALDGVRIDHGDGWTLVRPSGTESVVRITAEARDPDRAEELFDEAREIVLAATDGGETRGTTETPSAE, from the coding sequence ATGTTCGGAACGAGCGGAATTCGTGGCGCGGTGGGCGAGGAGGTAACGGCCGAACTGGCGCTTTCGGTCGGCCGTGCGCTGGCGTCCGAAGGGTACGAACGCGTCGTCGTCGGCCGCGACGTCCGCGAGAGCGGGACGATGCTGGTCGACGCGCTCAGCGCCGGGATCAGAGAGTGTGGCGGCGACGTGTTCGAGATCGGGATCGCGCCGACCCCGACCGTCGCCCGCGGCGTCGACTGGCTCGACGCGGACGCAGGCGTCGTGATCACCGCCTCGCACAACCCGAAGACGGACAACGGGATCAAACTCTGGTCGCCCTCCGGTCAGGCCTTCGACACGGAGCGCCGCGCGGCGATCACCGACCGAGTCGAGAACGAGCGCTACGACCTCGAGCCCTGGGACGGGGTCGGCGACCGGAAACGACACGAAGGACTGCTCGAGCGACACGCCGAGACGATCACGGACACCGTCGACGATCCCTCCGGACTGGACGTCGTGATCGACGTCGGCAACGGCGCGGGCAGCGTGACGGCGGAGGCGCTGGTCGACCTCGGCTGTGAGGTGCGAACGCTGAACGCCCAGCAGGACGGCCGCTTCCCGGGCCGGCCGAGCGAACCGAACGAGGAGACGCTCGAGGACCTCCAGCGACTGGTCGGCGCGACGGACGCCGACCTCGGCATCGCCCACGACGGCGACGGGGATCGGATGGTGGCCGTGGACGAACGCGGCCGGTTCGTTCCGAAGGACCTCTTGCTCGCGCTCTTCGCCCGCGAGGAGGCCGGCGACGGCGACCGGATCGCCGCGCCGGTGGATACGAGCCTCGCCGTCGACGACGCGGTGGCGACCGTCGGCGCCTCGGTGACGCGAACCGCCGTCGGTGACGTCTACGTCGCGGAACGGGCGACCGAACCCGACGTCGTCTTCGGCGGCGAACCCAGCGGCGCGTGGATCTGGCCCGACGAGACGCTCTGTCCGGACGGCCCGCTCGCAGCCGCGAAACTCGCCGCAATGACCAAACGCGCGGGCTCGCTCGCCGAGCTGGTCGACGACCTCGAGACCTACCCCATTCGACGAACCTCGATCGACGTGACGGACAAGGCGGCCGTCATGGAGCGCGTCGAGACGACGGTTCGGGAGCGCGACCTCGAGGTCGACGCCCTCGACGGCGTTCGAATCGATCACGGCGACGGCTGGACGCTCGTCCGCCCCAGCGGGACCGAATCGGTCGTCCGAATCACGGCCGAGGCGCGCGACCCGGACCGTGCGGAGGAACTGTTCGATGAGGCTCGCGAGATCGTGCTCGCGGCGACTGACGGGGGCGAGACGCGCGGAACCACCGAAACGCCGTCCGCTGAGTAG
- a CDS encoding transcription factor S, which produces MEFCDECGSMMKADDGRWECGSCGFTKPKGDADEYIVTDDQEASEIIESSGETSLPETDALCPECGHDRAYWYMQQIRSADESETRFFICSECEHKWREDDN; this is translated from the coding sequence ATGGAATTTTGCGACGAATGCGGTTCGATGATGAAAGCCGACGACGGGCGCTGGGAGTGTGGCAGCTGTGGCTTTACGAAGCCGAAAGGTGACGCGGACGAGTACATCGTGACGGACGATCAGGAGGCGAGCGAGATTATCGAGTCCTCCGGCGAGACCTCCCTGCCGGAGACCGACGCGCTCTGTCCCGAGTGCGGTCACGACCGGGCCTACTGGTACATGCAACAGATCCGGTCGGCCGACGAGAGCGAGACGCGCTTTTTCATCTGTTCGGAGTGTGAACACAAGTGGCGCGAAGACGACAACTAA
- a CDS encoding DUF7518 family protein produces MSKNRVEKLESTVAELESTVDGLTDELIESKERIRVLEAELDTESPTRVPDRRGGEEVESEDEVTQEAAPDEVAEAAADADGEETTAQDEAEDSGSDDIIVA; encoded by the coding sequence ATGTCGAAAAATCGCGTCGAGAAACTCGAGTCGACGGTTGCGGAACTCGAGTCGACGGTAGACGGGCTGACGGACGAACTTATCGAATCCAAGGAACGCATTCGCGTGCTCGAGGCCGAACTCGACACCGAGTCGCCGACGCGCGTGCCAGACCGGCGCGGTGGCGAGGAAGTGGAGTCGGAAGACGAAGTGACACAGGAAGCCGCACCGGACGAGGTCGCAGAGGCCGCAGCCGATGCCGACGGCGAGGAGACGACGGCTCAGGACGAAGCGGAAGACTCAGGTAGCGACGACATTATTGTCGCATAA